A genomic region of Equus caballus isolate H_3958 breed thoroughbred chromosome 1, TB-T2T, whole genome shotgun sequence contains the following coding sequences:
- the PPP2R2D gene encoding serine/threonine-protein phosphatase 2A 55 kDa regulatory subunit B delta isoform isoform X3 codes for MAGAGGGGCPAGGNDLQWCFSQVKGAIDEDVAEADIISTVEFNYSGDLLATGDKGGRVVIFQREQEVPVLKPMDLMVEASPRRVFANAHTYHVNSISVNSDHETYLSADDLRINLWHLEITDRSFNIVDIKPANMEELTEVITAAEFHPHQCNVFVYSSSKGTIRLCDMRSSALCDRHSKFFEEPEDPSSRSFFSEIISSISDVKFSHSGRYMMTRDYLSVKVWDLNMESRPVETHQVHEYLRSKLCSLYENDCIFDKFECCWNGSDSAVMTGSYNNFFRMFDRNARRDVTLEASRENSKPRASLKPRKVCTGGKRKKDEISVDSLDFNKKILHTAWHPTENIIAVAATNNLYIFQDKIN; via the exons CTGACATCATCTCAACTGTTGAATTTAATTACTCTGGAGATCTTCTTGCAACAGGAGACAAGGGCGGCAGAGTTGTTATTTTTCAGCGGGAACAAGAG GTCCCGGTATTGAAGCCCATGGACCTTATGGTAGAAGCAAGCCCACGGCGTGTTTTTGCAAACGCTCACACGTATCATGTAAATTCCATTTCAGTAAATAGTGACCATGAAACATATCTTTCTGCAGATGACCTGAGAATTAATCTGTGGCATTTGGAAATCACAGATAGAAGTTTTA ACATTGTGGATATTAAGCCTGCAAACATGGAAGAGCTGACGGAGGTGATCACTGCGGCCGAGTTCCACCCGCACCAGTGTAACGTGTTTGTCTACAGCAGCAGCAAAGGGACCATCCGACTGTGTGACATGCGCTCCTCGGCCCTGTGCGACAGGCACTCCAAGT tttttgaagAACCTGAAGATCCCAGCAGTAGGTCTTTCTTCTCAGAAATAATTTCCTCCATCTCCGACGTGAAATTCAGTCATAGTGGTCGGTACATGATGACCCGAGACTACCTGTCGGTGAAGGTGTGGGACCTCAACATGGAGAGCCGGCCCGTGGAGACCCACCAG GTCCATGAATACCTTCGAAGCAAGCTTTGTTCTCTGTATGAAAATGACTGCATCTTTGACAAGTTTGAGTGCTGCTGGAACGGTTCGGATAG TGCGGTCATGACTGGGTCCTACAACAACTTCTTCAGAATGTTTGATAGAAACGCACGGAGGGACGTGACGCTGGAAGCCTCGAGGGAGAACAGCAAGCCTCGAGCCAGCTTAAAGCCTCGCAAAGTATGTACAGGTGGCAAGAGAAAGAAGGATGAGATTAGTGTGGACAGTCTGGACTTCAATAAGAAGATTCTACACACGGCCTGGCACCCCACGGAGAACATTATTGCCGTGGCTGCCACCAATAATTTGTACATATTCCAGGACAAAATCAACTAA
- the PPP2R2D gene encoding serine/threonine-protein phosphatase 2A 55 kDa regulatory subunit B delta isoform isoform X1 encodes MAGAGGGGCPAGGNDLQWCFSQVKGAIDEDVAEADIISTVEFNYSGDLLATGDKGGRVVIFQREQENKSRPHSRGEYNVYSTFQSHEPEFDYLKSLEIEEKINKIRWLPQQNAAHFLLSTNDKTIKLWKISERDKRAEGYNLKDEDGRLRDPFRITALRVPVLKPMDLMVEASPRRVFANAHTYHVNSISVNSDHETYLSADDLRINLWHLEITDRSFNIVDIKPANMEELTEVITAAEFHPHQCNVFVYSSSKGTIRLCDMRSSALCDRHSKFFEEPEDPSSRSFFSEIISSISDVKFSHSGRYMMTRDYLSVKVWDLNMESRPVETHQVHEYLRSKLCSLYENDCIFDKFECCWNGSDSAVMTGSYNNFFRMFDRNARRDVTLEASRENSKPRASLKPRKVCTGGKRKKDEISVDSLDFNKKILHTAWHPTENIIAVAATNNLYIFQDKIN; translated from the exons CTGACATCATCTCAACTGTTGAATTTAATTACTCTGGAGATCTTCTTGCAACAGGAGACAAGGGCGGCAGAGTTGTTATTTTTCAGCGGGAACAAGAG AATAAAAGCCGCCCTCATTCTAGGGGAGAATATAATGTTTACAGTACCTTTCAAAGTCATGAACCAGAGTTTGACTATTTGAAAAGTCtagaaattgaggaaaaaattaataaaattaggtgGTTACCACAACAGAATGCTGCTCATTTTCTACTCTCTACAAATg ataaaacTATTAAGTTATGGAAAATAAGTGAACGGGATAAAAGAGCAGAAGGTTATAACTTGAAAGATGAAGATGGACGACTTCGAGATCCGTTTAGAATTACAGCACTACGg GTCCCGGTATTGAAGCCCATGGACCTTATGGTAGAAGCAAGCCCACGGCGTGTTTTTGCAAACGCTCACACGTATCATGTAAATTCCATTTCAGTAAATAGTGACCATGAAACATATCTTTCTGCAGATGACCTGAGAATTAATCTGTGGCATTTGGAAATCACAGATAGAAGTTTTA ACATTGTGGATATTAAGCCTGCAAACATGGAAGAGCTGACGGAGGTGATCACTGCGGCCGAGTTCCACCCGCACCAGTGTAACGTGTTTGTCTACAGCAGCAGCAAAGGGACCATCCGACTGTGTGACATGCGCTCCTCGGCCCTGTGCGACAGGCACTCCAAGT tttttgaagAACCTGAAGATCCCAGCAGTAGGTCTTTCTTCTCAGAAATAATTTCCTCCATCTCCGACGTGAAATTCAGTCATAGTGGTCGGTACATGATGACCCGAGACTACCTGTCGGTGAAGGTGTGGGACCTCAACATGGAGAGCCGGCCCGTGGAGACCCACCAG GTCCATGAATACCTTCGAAGCAAGCTTTGTTCTCTGTATGAAAATGACTGCATCTTTGACAAGTTTGAGTGCTGCTGGAACGGTTCGGATAG TGCGGTCATGACTGGGTCCTACAACAACTTCTTCAGAATGTTTGATAGAAACGCACGGAGGGACGTGACGCTGGAAGCCTCGAGGGAGAACAGCAAGCCTCGAGCCAGCTTAAAGCCTCGCAAAGTATGTACAGGTGGCAAGAGAAAGAAGGATGAGATTAGTGTGGACAGTCTGGACTTCAATAAGAAGATTCTACACACGGCCTGGCACCCCACGGAGAACATTATTGCCGTGGCTGCCACCAATAATTTGTACATATTCCAGGACAAAATCAACTAA
- the PPP2R2D gene encoding serine/threonine-protein phosphatase 2A 55 kDa regulatory subunit B delta isoform isoform X4, producing MDLMVEASPRRVFANAHTYHVNSISVNSDHETYLSADDLRINLWHLEITDRSFNIVDIKPANMEELTEVITAAEFHPHQCNVFVYSSSKGTIRLCDMRSSALCDRHSKFFEEPEDPSSRSFFSEIISSISDVKFSHSGRYMMTRDYLSVKVWDLNMESRPVETHQVHEYLRSKLCSLYENDCIFDKFECCWNGSDSAVMTGSYNNFFRMFDRNARRDVTLEASRENSKPRASLKPRKVCTGGKRKKDEISVDSLDFNKKILHTAWHPTENIIAVAATNNLYIFQDKIN from the exons ATGGACCTTATGGTAGAAGCAAGCCCACGGCGTGTTTTTGCAAACGCTCACACGTATCATGTAAATTCCATTTCAGTAAATAGTGACCATGAAACATATCTTTCTGCAGATGACCTGAGAATTAATCTGTGGCATTTGGAAATCACAGATAGAAGTTTTA ACATTGTGGATATTAAGCCTGCAAACATGGAAGAGCTGACGGAGGTGATCACTGCGGCCGAGTTCCACCCGCACCAGTGTAACGTGTTTGTCTACAGCAGCAGCAAAGGGACCATCCGACTGTGTGACATGCGCTCCTCGGCCCTGTGCGACAGGCACTCCAAGT tttttgaagAACCTGAAGATCCCAGCAGTAGGTCTTTCTTCTCAGAAATAATTTCCTCCATCTCCGACGTGAAATTCAGTCATAGTGGTCGGTACATGATGACCCGAGACTACCTGTCGGTGAAGGTGTGGGACCTCAACATGGAGAGCCGGCCCGTGGAGACCCACCAG GTCCATGAATACCTTCGAAGCAAGCTTTGTTCTCTGTATGAAAATGACTGCATCTTTGACAAGTTTGAGTGCTGCTGGAACGGTTCGGATAG TGCGGTCATGACTGGGTCCTACAACAACTTCTTCAGAATGTTTGATAGAAACGCACGGAGGGACGTGACGCTGGAAGCCTCGAGGGAGAACAGCAAGCCTCGAGCCAGCTTAAAGCCTCGCAAAGTATGTACAGGTGGCAAGAGAAAGAAGGATGAGATTAGTGTGGACAGTCTGGACTTCAATAAGAAGATTCTACACACGGCCTGGCACCCCACGGAGAACATTATTGCCGTGGCTGCCACCAATAATTTGTACATATTCCAGGACAAAATCAACTAA
- the PPP2R2D gene encoding serine/threonine-protein phosphatase 2A 55 kDa regulatory subunit B delta isoform isoform X2, whose translation MAGAGGGGCPAGGNDLQWCFSQVKGAIDEDVAEADIISTVEFNYSGDLLATGDKGGRVVIFQREQENKSRPHSRGEYNVYSTFQSHEPEFDYLKSLEIEEKINKIRWLPQQNAAHFLLSTNDKTIKLWKISERDKRAEGYNLKDEDGRLRDPFRITALRVPVLKPMDLMVEASPRRVFANAHTYHVNSISVNSDHETYLSADDLRINLWHLEITDRSFNIVDIKPANMEELTEVITAAEFHPHQCNVFVYSSSKGTIRLCDMRSSALCDRHSKFFEEPEDPSSRSFFSEIISSISDVKFSHSGRYMMTRDYLSVKVWDLNMESRPVETHQVHEYLRSKLCSLYENDCIFDKFECCWNGSDSVR comes from the exons CTGACATCATCTCAACTGTTGAATTTAATTACTCTGGAGATCTTCTTGCAACAGGAGACAAGGGCGGCAGAGTTGTTATTTTTCAGCGGGAACAAGAG AATAAAAGCCGCCCTCATTCTAGGGGAGAATATAATGTTTACAGTACCTTTCAAAGTCATGAACCAGAGTTTGACTATTTGAAAAGTCtagaaattgaggaaaaaattaataaaattaggtgGTTACCACAACAGAATGCTGCTCATTTTCTACTCTCTACAAATg ataaaacTATTAAGTTATGGAAAATAAGTGAACGGGATAAAAGAGCAGAAGGTTATAACTTGAAAGATGAAGATGGACGACTTCGAGATCCGTTTAGAATTACAGCACTACGg GTCCCGGTATTGAAGCCCATGGACCTTATGGTAGAAGCAAGCCCACGGCGTGTTTTTGCAAACGCTCACACGTATCATGTAAATTCCATTTCAGTAAATAGTGACCATGAAACATATCTTTCTGCAGATGACCTGAGAATTAATCTGTGGCATTTGGAAATCACAGATAGAAGTTTTA ACATTGTGGATATTAAGCCTGCAAACATGGAAGAGCTGACGGAGGTGATCACTGCGGCCGAGTTCCACCCGCACCAGTGTAACGTGTTTGTCTACAGCAGCAGCAAAGGGACCATCCGACTGTGTGACATGCGCTCCTCGGCCCTGTGCGACAGGCACTCCAAGT tttttgaagAACCTGAAGATCCCAGCAGTAGGTCTTTCTTCTCAGAAATAATTTCCTCCATCTCCGACGTGAAATTCAGTCATAGTGGTCGGTACATGATGACCCGAGACTACCTGTCGGTGAAGGTGTGGGACCTCAACATGGAGAGCCGGCCCGTGGAGACCCACCAG GTCCATGAATACCTTCGAAGCAAGCTTTGTTCTCTGTATGAAAATGACTGCATCTTTGACAAGTTTGAGTGCTGCTGGAACGGTTCGGATAG TGTTCGCTGA